From a region of the Chroicocephalus ridibundus chromosome 8, bChrRid1.1, whole genome shotgun sequence genome:
- the LOC134519607 gene encoding dimethylaniline monooxygenase [N-oxide-forming] 4-like isoform X2 — protein sequence MDSGRVSVYRSVITNTSKEMSCFSDFPCPEDFPNYLPHGLLLEYFRMYARHFNLLRHIRFKTTALSVRRRPDFATSGQWEVVTETDSVRESHVFDAVMVCTGHYQEPYLPLASFPGIDTRFKGQYLHSREYKDVEAFRGKRVLVVGIGNTGGDLSVELSHVAAKVFLSTRSSTWVFSRVSDHGFPFDMVSTTRFNHFLDWLLPSALTRRMRFRKFNSWFNHENYGLASTKSSYFKVIINEELPFCLLSGTIVLKPNVKEFTENSAVFEDGTIEENIDVVLFATGYIFSFPFLEESVRSLFDDNRSLYKSIFPPQLEKPTLAIIGLVQLTGSLMVGTEMQARWVTGIFAGWNKLPPTSRMMADVLKKKPPVKRNPSERENLKISFISYIDEIALCAGIKPNVLRLLLTDPRLALAIFFGPCTPYQYRLVGRGKWSGARDAILTQWQRTLKPLRTRVVDDSSSGSSGWRWMCLLALPVALTAGFLLSKYPQPGWSLRAGPRL from the exons ATGGACAGTGGGAGGGTCAGCGTCTACCGCTCGGTCATCACCAACACCTCCAAGGAGATGTCCTGCTTCAGCGACTTCCCCTGCCCAGAGGATTTTCCCAATTACCTACCACATGGCCTCCTCCTGGAGTACTTTCGGATGTACGCCCGGCACTTCAACCTCCTGCGGCACATACGCTTCAAG ACGACAGCTCTCAGCGTGAGGAGGCGCCCAGATTTCGCCACCTCGGGCCAGTGGGAGGTGGTCACCGAGACCGACAGCGTCCGAGAGTCGCACGTCTTCGATGCCGTCATGGTTTGCACCGGCCATTACCAGGAGCCCTACTTACCATTAGCTTCTTTCCCAG GCATTGACACGCGCTTCAAAGGCCAGTACCTCCACAGCCGGGAATACAAAGACGTGGAGGCTTTCCGGGGAAAGCGGGTCCTCGTGGTTGGCATTGGCAACACCGGCGGCGACCTCTCCGTGGAGCTGAGCCATGTGGCTGCGAAG GTGTTCCTCAGCACCAGGAGCAGCACATGGGTGTTCAGCCGGGTCTCGGACCACGGCTTTCCCTTCGATATGGTCAGCACCACCCGCTTCAACCACTTTCTCGACTGGCTTCTCCCGTCAGCCCTCACAAGGAGGATGAGATTTCGGAAGTTCAATTCATGGTTTAaccatgaaaactatggcttggcTTCCACCAAAAG CTCATACTTTAAGGTAATTATCAATGAAGAGCTGCCGTTTTGTCTCCTCTCTGGGACCATTGTGTTGAAGCCAAATGTGAAGGAGTTCACCGAAAACTCTGCTGTTTTTGAAGACGGGACAATTGAAGAAAACATCGACGTGGTGCTCTTCGCCACGGGCTACATCTTCTCGTTTCCCTTCCTTGAAGAGTCGGTTCGCAGCCTCTTCGATGATAACCGCTCCCTCTATAAAAGCATCTTCCCTCCCCAGCTGGAAAAGCCAACGCTGGCCATCATTGGCTTAGTCCAACTCACCGGCTCTCTGATGGTGGGAACAGAAATGCAGGCTCGCTGGGTGACGGGGATCTTTGCAG GATGGAACAAGCTCCCTCCCACCAGCAGGATGATGGCTGATGTTTTGAAGAAGAAGCCGCCGGTCAAAAG GAATCCATCCGAGAGGGAGAACTTGAAGATTAGTTTCATCAGCTACATCGACGAAATTGCTTTGTGCGCTGGCATAAAGCCCAATGTGCTGAGGCTGCTCCTGACGGACCCCCGGCTGGCCCTGGCCATCTTCTTTGGCCCCTGTACCCCCTACCAGTACCGGCTGGTGGGACGGGGGAAGTGGAGCGGGGCCAGAGACGCCATCCTGACTCAGTGGCAGCGGACGCTGAAGCCCTTGAGAACTCGGGTTGTGGATGACTCCTCCAGCGGCTCCTCCGGCTGGCGTTGGATGTGCCTCCTGGCCCTGCCAGTGGCTCTCACAGCAGGTTTCCTCCTTTCTAAATacccccagccaggctggagccTCCGGGCAGGTCCCCGTCTGTAG
- the LOC134519607 gene encoding dimethylaniline monooxygenase [N-oxide-forming] 4-like isoform X1 — protein MVRRVAVIGAGVGGLVSIKCCLDEGLEPTCFERSEDIGGIWRYTDSMDSGRVSVYRSVITNTSKEMSCFSDFPCPEDFPNYLPHGLLLEYFRMYARHFNLLRHIRFKTTALSVRRRPDFATSGQWEVVTETDSVRESHVFDAVMVCTGHYQEPYLPLASFPGIDTRFKGQYLHSREYKDVEAFRGKRVLVVGIGNTGGDLSVELSHVAAKVFLSTRSSTWVFSRVSDHGFPFDMVSTTRFNHFLDWLLPSALTRRMRFRKFNSWFNHENYGLASTKSSYFKVIINEELPFCLLSGTIVLKPNVKEFTENSAVFEDGTIEENIDVVLFATGYIFSFPFLEESVRSLFDDNRSLYKSIFPPQLEKPTLAIIGLVQLTGSLMVGTEMQARWVTGIFAGWNKLPPTSRMMADVLKKKPPVKRNPSERENLKISFISYIDEIALCAGIKPNVLRLLLTDPRLALAIFFGPCTPYQYRLVGRGKWSGARDAILTQWQRTLKPLRTRVVDDSSSGSSGWRWMCLLALPVALTAGFLLSKYPQPGWSLRAGPRL, from the exons GGCTGGAGCCCACCTGCTTTGAGAGGAGCGAGGACATCGGGGGGATCTGGCGCTACACG GACTCCATGGACAGTGGGAGGGTCAGCGTCTACCGCTCGGTCATCACCAACACCTCCAAGGAGATGTCCTGCTTCAGCGACTTCCCCTGCCCAGAGGATTTTCCCAATTACCTACCACATGGCCTCCTCCTGGAGTACTTTCGGATGTACGCCCGGCACTTCAACCTCCTGCGGCACATACGCTTCAAG ACGACAGCTCTCAGCGTGAGGAGGCGCCCAGATTTCGCCACCTCGGGCCAGTGGGAGGTGGTCACCGAGACCGACAGCGTCCGAGAGTCGCACGTCTTCGATGCCGTCATGGTTTGCACCGGCCATTACCAGGAGCCCTACTTACCATTAGCTTCTTTCCCAG GCATTGACACGCGCTTCAAAGGCCAGTACCTCCACAGCCGGGAATACAAAGACGTGGAGGCTTTCCGGGGAAAGCGGGTCCTCGTGGTTGGCATTGGCAACACCGGCGGCGACCTCTCCGTGGAGCTGAGCCATGTGGCTGCGAAG GTGTTCCTCAGCACCAGGAGCAGCACATGGGTGTTCAGCCGGGTCTCGGACCACGGCTTTCCCTTCGATATGGTCAGCACCACCCGCTTCAACCACTTTCTCGACTGGCTTCTCCCGTCAGCCCTCACAAGGAGGATGAGATTTCGGAAGTTCAATTCATGGTTTAaccatgaaaactatggcttggcTTCCACCAAAAG CTCATACTTTAAGGTAATTATCAATGAAGAGCTGCCGTTTTGTCTCCTCTCTGGGACCATTGTGTTGAAGCCAAATGTGAAGGAGTTCACCGAAAACTCTGCTGTTTTTGAAGACGGGACAATTGAAGAAAACATCGACGTGGTGCTCTTCGCCACGGGCTACATCTTCTCGTTTCCCTTCCTTGAAGAGTCGGTTCGCAGCCTCTTCGATGATAACCGCTCCCTCTATAAAAGCATCTTCCCTCCCCAGCTGGAAAAGCCAACGCTGGCCATCATTGGCTTAGTCCAACTCACCGGCTCTCTGATGGTGGGAACAGAAATGCAGGCTCGCTGGGTGACGGGGATCTTTGCAG GATGGAACAAGCTCCCTCCCACCAGCAGGATGATGGCTGATGTTTTGAAGAAGAAGCCGCCGGTCAAAAG GAATCCATCCGAGAGGGAGAACTTGAAGATTAGTTTCATCAGCTACATCGACGAAATTGCTTTGTGCGCTGGCATAAAGCCCAATGTGCTGAGGCTGCTCCTGACGGACCCCCGGCTGGCCCTGGCCATCTTCTTTGGCCCCTGTACCCCCTACCAGTACCGGCTGGTGGGACGGGGGAAGTGGAGCGGGGCCAGAGACGCCATCCTGACTCAGTGGCAGCGGACGCTGAAGCCCTTGAGAACTCGGGTTGTGGATGACTCCTCCAGCGGCTCCTCCGGCTGGCGTTGGATGTGCCTCCTGGCCCTGCCAGTGGCTCTCACAGCAGGTTTCCTCCTTTCTAAATacccccagccaggctggagccTCCGGGCAGGTCCCCGTCTGTAG